The genomic stretch TTGTGTCAAATTCTACGCTTAGGGCcacgaaaaaaaaattctttacaATCTCCGACCGACCTTATGGGTTTATTCCTAGCCTAGAACCAGAActtaatatacaaaaacaacgacACTCAAGGGGACACAATTTTTCCGGTCAATACCACGCCATATGTACCTGTGTACATTGACACATTCAGCTTCAatcacacttgcacacacacacacacacacacacacacacacacacacacacacacacacacacacacacacacaaaccaacatcGACAAAAAGTAACCATCCTAACGACCCAAAGTTCTTGTCAATGGAAACAAATAGTTGTTTTTCTCAGGCCGGAAAGTGTTACACTTTTGATCCTCACGTCAAAGGTCAGAATGCGTGCCGGGTCGGACGCGGGTCAGGTGCATGTGATGACTCGGAGACGGTATCCCTGTCCCACCCTCGTGTCACCACCGTGACACGTAGAACACCTCGGTCAtttctgccagaagtgcaggtggctgattacacctgaaCTCAGACACACCTGTGTATAGCGTGACACGTGTTGCTTCTGTTTTGAGGAAGTGACTCGCATTGGGATAAGCAAAtatctttttcttcttattattattatttgcacatgggctggaactcccacgtttactcatggttttgcatgagtgggtttttacttgtatgaccgttttgaccCCGCCTTCCAggaagccatacgccgctttcgggggaagcatgctgggtatttttgtgtttgtataaCACACTAAACTCTGacattacaggattttttccgcGCGCACTTgattttgtgcttgcgtgtacacacgaatggaAACAAATATCCAccattaacccaccaggcggcagcggccgggatttgaactcacgactttccaattaggaggccgatgttttatccactaggccactggcCCCGTCACGGATAAGAAAGTATGAAATGACATGAAATGTTACTATTCAATAACAGAAACGGATCAGCCTCCAAGGGACACAGGGGAAGACCTGCGCGGAATGAGCAAGCAAGCAAATGTGAAGACAACGCGAGATGGCCAGAATGGCTCGTCCAGCACAGCAGTAAAGGACACAGTCCGAGGTCAACTTGGCAAGACAACGTGGGCACCGCATTCAGGGAGGGTCTTGAAGATGCTAAGTGACGCTGAAAATAACCCACGCCGTTTTAGGAGACAGCAACTTATTCCGAAAGGTATGTGTTTTTTTTGCTCGAATAGTTTTGCTTGTTTCGTAACGGTTTAGACTCCCTGTGTTCCTGCTGTCTtaaattgagcccgaagtctttttttatcaatcaatcaatcaatcaatcaatatgaggcttatatcgcgcgtattccgtgggtacagttctaagcgcagggatttttgttgttatttttattttatgcaatttatatcgcgcacatattcaaggcgcagggatttatttatgccgtgtgagatggaattttttttacacaatacatcacgcattcacatcggccagcagatcgcagccatttcggcgcatatcctacttttcacggcctattattccaaatcacacgggtattttggtggacatttttatctatgcctatacaattttgccaggaaagacccttttgtcaatcgtgggatctttaacgtgcacaccccaatgtagtgtacacgaagggacctcggtttttcgtctcatccgaaagactagcacttgaacccaccacctaggttaggaaaggggggagaaaattgctaacgccctgacccagggtcgaactcgcaacctctcgcttccgagcgcaagtgcgttaccactcggccacccagtccttagtTGAAAATGATTTGCCAAAGCTATTTGCAGCGAGCCTTCGCGAAGTAGACTACGCCGAGTTAAGATCAGGCGCCAGAAAAGCATTAGTACCCACGAagaaaatccccccccccccccccccccggcttgAACTTCAGACATGACATTACTTCTTTCCAGCAACCTTTGTACGAACTGAATTTTCTGATCGAACGTCACGAAGAGGTGATTACAACAGAGCGAACAATGAGGCCATGTTGTCAAAGTGCTGTCTTTCTGTAAAACGCACCTGATTATGAAGAAAAGCCCAAATTCTGGCTACCATGCGTACACCAGAATATCTCCCGAAGTGCGAGCAGCCTGTTGCCCTAGATAGGGTATCGCTGGCGATGAAGCACTTCTTGCTATAGACGTTTGGAACGTGCAAGGAACGGTTATTCCTTTATTTCGATCCTACATCCTTCCTTCCTACCTTCCTTTCTTTCATACGTGTTGCTTGTGAAcgaaacgacaacaacaaaacaacaacaacaaaacaacaacataatcgAAATAAAATCTGGCATTCTCCGTCcttcctccttccttccttttgtgttgcttgtaaagaaaacaaatcaaacTGCTGTGATTCTCAGGGCTGACAAACGTGGCGCTGTACAAGCCAGCCTGGGCCAGCTCCTACTACGACATCTACAACAACCCCAACAGTGCCAACGACGGCAATCTGGAGACGTCTTTGGCCAACTGCTTCAACACGGCGGAATCGGACAACAACGACTGGCACTGGTGGAGGGTGGATCTCCTAGCGATCTACGACATCTTCTACGTGTCTGTCACCAACCGCGGAGATTGCTGTCGTGagttaatgatatacgataccgatacatgcacaacTCATTTTCTACGGCTGATATGCTgtagtcaccgagacaaacttcgttctcgGAATTGTTTGTCACTTCCACGGAAGACGTGCAGAAAAAGTGACAGAATTTTGTTGTGACGCCAATATTCCCGTCATTATGTCTTTTCGAACTttggggggaatcgagacgagggtcgtggtgtatgtgtgtctgtgtgtgtgtgtgtgcgtgtgtgtgtgtagagcgattcagagtaaactactggggAGTTATGCATGAGTGCCGTGTAAAGTGCACGCCGACTTCAGCGAAGTCATGACTTGAAAGTCGCCACCTTCCGCAGGCGCTCAGTCGGTATGCACGGGTGACGACCAGACCGCCGACTTTCAAGTTGCCGTGTAAAGCAAGGTCACCAGTCAATCTATTTTTATAACGAGGAATTCCTTCCTTTGCGCATGCGCTAGGGTCATTCGATAACATCCTCCCGCTTCCTCGCACGGGAGTTCGACTattctgccgtgtgctgacaaaaccgagtaagtccatttttttcaaaaatgatattttttgttcatcaaagcttagaaattaaggcgcaccttatgtgtaaattgtgactttgtgaaataaatagataaggagatataaaaaaagtaagtccacaccttaaaaactgtttaaagtacatctgccatgtgctgacaaaaccgagtaagtccattttttcccaaaaatgatatctttttgttcatcaaaactaagaaatcaagaagcagcctgtgtgtaaattttgactttgtaaaataaatagataaggagatatagaaaagtaagtccacaacttcaaacatttctccaaaaaaattacatgtcaatttgctggtaaaaccaagtaagtccatccaccaatcacaagaacctttatgacgctataaccaatcagaatgcaatgtttttgccagtatgacgtcaaagtcaatcCGAATATTCTTGCGGCATTTTACTTGTTAGTAGGGGTGCTAGTTTTGGTGCAAGCACGGCTgctaaagaagaagtgttgtcaagataaatgacaaaacagtgaaaataactttaacattacgaatttgcacaagatggagagagagagagagtgagagagagagagagagagagagagagagagagagagagagagagagagactaaacagggagagagtgagagaggggaaagaaatcagggtggagggggggggggatggagggagagagagatataaagggaaagaggaattagggaaggaggaagagagtaagagggagagagatagcgagagaggtagggagggatagaaagagagatggagggaggaaaagagagagatagggagagatagagggagggatagagagagagagacaaggatcgtCATGAGaattatatatagatagagaagaaaaatgtttaaaataaaacgtcataaggtgacgtcattatgtctcgccttatcgaaagaggtcatttgtgtgttctaaactttaaatgacgtcatttgtgagttctaaacttaaaatgacgtattttctgtatgggtcgtctgacaagaattttaaaactatcattataggaaaattgggaaccccttggacttacttggttttgtcaaaacattcatgcacacttaaaaagttgtttttggttgtggacttacttgttcatatctgcttatctaagcactctaaaaagtagaaattagcacacaagatgcgcattgattttttctttttgatggacaaaaaatatcattttgaaaaaaaaaagacttaccaaagcggaaggtcgtgggttcgaatcccggccgcacctgacgggtaattaaggtgaagattttaccgatatcccaggtcaacttacgtgcaggcctgctggtgccttatcacccttcgtgtgtacacgcaagcacaagaccaagtgcgcacggaaaagatcgtgcagtccaaagcagagttcggtgggttatagaaacacgaaaatacccagcatgctttcaccgaaaacggcgtatggctgcctaaatggttttgtaaaaacggtcatccacgtacaaatccactcgtgcaaaagcacacgtgtacgtgggagtttcagcccacgaacgcaaaagaagaagaagaagcagaactaaaacgccttcacaaaaattgcgtcctcgctgttaaaacccgtcaatcgggacagtgaatgtttccgtaccatgtccacacggcaccttcaggaaacattgacacctgcaataaaatcactttcgtgcctgtgctagcattttaatgtccagaaatatttcgtaataacaatttcaagaaacgatttttaagacatcaaacccgggtaaatagtgtttgatttgaatttcaaataatgtgatttaaggctgtaactatagtagtaaccgtaccacccaaacttacaacaacaaaacattaccggaacaaaaaaacatgctgtGTAGCTTAAAAAATTGTACATGAATAGTATGTATTTTAGCAAATCACCGCAATctgatatgctcatcattctccaaggcactcaaattaacactcacgtacacagtcatacacaagaaccagcttttattcttgactggacatagtccttagatcaagactggttttaatcagaacaaacacacaaacgcacacattgttacaggttcgcttcgaaagtatctgtgagaatcgtaccgaaatgagccagagcgttgtttagagatcaaataagcaaagggaagtaagcgctctaatgtgcacacgacatgtgtaatagagtaagcgagagttatacggaacgtttctcctggcacctgagagaataacgcattgaaatgaacaagcgactttcatcctcaaaaaaagcactactttttcttccaaatgttttgacaaaaccaagtaagtccacttgcttagatctgtcaaattttttagatctgatataatggaaaaaaagtgacaaaaccaagtaagtccacaaaatgcccaacaaaacaaaaaccatccatcagatcattatcaaactcgggttgtaaacgtacaataatgctatttatcttattatctctgtaggttgatcaagataatcgtcacttttgagaaatgtaataaaacagaaaaagtcgtttatctcagaactagcttcagtggacttactcggttttgtcagcacacggcagtaTTCAGAGACGGAGAGCAGTGAAATATGGGTCAGTGCTACTTTGCGCTGGAACGAATCAAAGATGTCTTCGCTAATCTTATCGGTGTTGGTTCTAAAATAATATGACAAGGGAAGTGAAtctcgcaaaaaaaaaaatctttttagtCCAGCACTTCCAACTATTGGGTTCTGTCTAAAAACGATTACGGCGCAAAATTCGTCGACTTTGATGGCGGAAAACCATGAAAATGGCCATTCTGTTCGCTGAAGTCGGCGTGTAAACCATTTAGACGACCTCCGGAGCACGTCTAAATTTAGTCGCCAGTTTCGGTGGTACAAGCGTGTAGTCGCCACCCGTGCATACTGTGTACCTCGCGGTTGGGAGCACTCGCTGTTTGCACCCCGCCTAAACGTTTAGACGTCACTCATACATAACACcccaggaccgatctttatgaaatttgacatgagagttcctgtgtatgATATCCCGGgaaatgtttttcattttttcaataaatgtctgtgatgacgtcatatccggctttttgtaaaagttgaggcggcactgtcacaccctcatttttcaatcaaattgattgacattttggccaagcaatcttcgacaaaggccggacttcggtattaaattgatttcgaaaatttaattttgatcataatttttatatttttaattttcagagcttgtttttaatccaaatataacatatttatatgtttttggaatcagcggggatatagctcagttggtagcgcgctggatttgtattcagttggccgctgtcagcgtgagttcgatcccaggttcggcggaaatttatttcagagtcaactttgtgtgcagactctcttcggtgtccgaaccctccccccgtgtacactacattgggtgtgcacgttaaagatcccacgattgacaaaagggtctttcctggcaaaattgcttgggcacagttaataattgtctacctatacccgtgtgacttggaataataggccgtgaaaggtaaatatgcgccgaaatggctgcaatctactggccatataaaatttcatctcacacggcatcactgcagagcgcctagaactgtacccacggaatatgcgcgatataagcctcattgattgattgattgattgattgaagaataagataacgtaaatttggatcgttttataaataaaatatttttgtcacaatgttcagatttttaatgttcaaagtcattaattaatttttaagccaccaagctgaaatgcaataccaaagtccggccttcgtcgaagattgcttggccaaaatttcaatcaatttgattgaaaaatgagggtgtgacagtgccgcctcaacttttacacaaagccggatattacgtcatcaaaggtatttatcgaacaaATGAGAAATAGAAATGtcaggggatatcattcccaggagctctcatgtaaaatttcataaagatcggtccagtagtttggtctgaatcgctctacacacacacacgcacacacacacacacacacacacacacacacacacacacacacacacacacacacacacacacacgcacacacatacaccacaaccctcgtctcgattcccccctctatgttaaaacatttagtcaaaacttgactatatgtaaaaacacagacaaacaacaacCCACAAATCATGTTTTCTACCTTTTGTTACACATATAATATATTTCAGAGGACAGACTGAGAAACTTCACAGTGCGCGTGGCCTACTCCATGAAGCAAAAGTACACCCCTATCCAGAGCGACACCGTCGAGAAGACGTGCGTGAGAGTCGGCACATTGGGACTGGGGGCCACAGTGCGATACAAGTGCCAAGACGCCCCCATTCTCGGCAGATACGTCACCCTGGTGATGCCAAAGCAGAGAGAACATGGATACGGTCTCGACAAACCCGCTCCCATGCATCTGTGCGAACTGCAGGTGTTGGGACGAGCAACATCCATTTATGTTCCTGgtaagtggtggtggtggtggaggggggtggtggggggatgGGGTGTTAGGGGGCAGGTTCGGATGGGGTAAGGGTTGGGGAGTGTCTCGTTACCTATTGTCTTTTCGTAAGTGGGGAGttggggcaggggggggggggggagggttgtaATGACTTTTCGTAAGTTGGgcggatgggggagggggggaaaggGGTGTCTTGATGGTTTTTGTTACGTTACCCCTTGACTTTTGGtaggttgtggggggggggggggtgtcgtgATGTTTTTGTTGCGTTACCCCTTGACTTTTGGtaggttgtgggggggggggggggggggtcgtgatGTTTTTGTTGCGTTACCCCTTGACTTTTGGTAGGTTGTGGGGGGTTGTCGTGATGTTTTTGTTGCGTTACCCCTTGACTTTTGGtaggttgtggggggggggggggggtgtcgtgatgtttttgttgtgttaccCCTTGACTTTTGGTTggtcgtgggggggggggggggggtgtcttgatgtttttgttgCGTTACCCCTTGACTTTTGGtaggttgtgggggggggggggaggtcttaaTGTTTTTGTTGCGTTACCCCTTGACTTTTGGTTGGtcgtgagggggggggggggggtgtcttgatgtttttgttgCGTTACCCCTTGACTTTTGGtaggttgtggggggggggggggtgtcttgatgtttttgttgCGTTACCCCTTGACTTTTGGTTggtcgtggggggggggggggtcttaatgTTTTTGTTGCGTTACCCCTTGACTTTTGGTAATTTGGGGCGGGTGAGGGGGGTGGGTGAGGGGGTGGGTgtcttgatgtttttgttgCGTTACCCCTTGACTTCTGGtaggttgtgggggggggggggtcttaatgTTTTTGTTACGTTACGCCTTGACTTTTGGtaggttgtggggggggggggggaagtggtGATGGTTTTTCTTGATGTTTTTGTTGCGTTACCCCTTGACTTTTGGTAAGTGTAGGGTGCAAtggggttgggagggggaaTATTGAGTGGGGGGTGTCATGATGTTTTTGTATTGTTAACCCTTGACTgtctttggaagaaaaaagtcGCGTGACGCTGTCGGAATCAAAGCACCAtattaacacacaaaaacagttatCGCCGAGACTgtattaagatagtctcgactaaccacactaAAAACCGAGatgggtcacgctcgtctccgcgtagcgtgaGAACGCAGTACtaacttaacctattttctgtgtaattctgagcacatttttcgAGTAAATTCAGGAATTCAGGAGAAAATTAAGGAAAATGATGCAATCATTtataaatctgttagtgaaaatttgattttattgACAACGTTAATGAACAAACCAATTAaccacaatttcaatcaatttgattgaaaaacgaGGGCGTGACAGggccgcctcaattttcacaaagccggacatgacgtcatcaaagacatttataaaaaaaaaaatgaaaaagaatgtCTGGAGATATCATAACCAGGCTCTCTCTTGTGaaatgtcatgaagatcggtccagtagttttgactaaatgtacacGAATCTCGTCTCgattaaacttgactaaatgtaaaaacctgtCCAAATCAGATTATTTTTTAACTACCCCGATATCGGAGAATGGTTTGCCCAAATGGCGGAAACAAAAGCGGTCCTacgcgtaaaaacccactcgtgttttgcacgaaTGTACGTGAGAGTTGCAGCTTAAAAACGatcaagcagaagaagaagaagaagaaaaagacgatGATGATATCCAGTTAGTATTTAAAAGCCAAGCCAACCAGCCAATACTATAGAAAATAAGAATGTTTAGTTTTATCTCAGTTGCacacaggctgcttcaaccctttcttgtttgcctctttttacatttagtcaagttttcactaaatgttttaacagtcatatagggggaatcgagacgagggtcgtggtgtgtgtgtgtgtgtgtgtgtgtgtgtgtgtgtgtgtgtgtgtgtgtgtgtgtgtgtgtgtggagcgattcagagtaaattactggaccgatctttttgaaattttacatgagagttcctgggtatgatatccccggacgtttttttcattttttcgaatgtctttgatgacgtcatatccggctttttgtaaaagttgaggcgtcactgtcacaccctcatttttcaataaaattgattgaaattttggccaagcaatcttcgacgaaagccggactttgatattgcatttcagcttggaggcttaaaaattaattaatgactttggtcatttaaaatctgaaaagtgtaataatttttttttatgaaacgatccaaatttgcgttcatcttattcttaatccttttctgattccatgcatgttatatgttatatttggattaaaaacaagctctgaaaattaaaaatataaaaattatgattaaaacaaaatgtgcgaaatcgatttaaaaacacattcatcttattccttgtcggtttctgattccaaaaacatatagatataatatgtttggattaaaaacacgctcagaaagttcaaacgaagagaggtacagaaaagcatgctatgcagcacagcgcaaccactactgcgctaaacaggctcgtgaattttactgccttttatacaactcctgcaatgcaaccgaggggtggattaaatctagttgattatttttagacaagtgagaaattagaacgaactactttgattaaacccaaaaatcacacgtggattattcgaagtaagaataaagagggctaaaaaataatcaacactagaatttatttttagaacatttgaaacccagacgattggaccctgttgcggaagaatacgtacaatgttgactcaaaactgtaacaacaatggctgacgtgtatgcctagtcgacagacaatgccatttgctttgtgtgtgtttttgttgttgcttactgtacatgacatacattacgtgtaaaatccagttctttaacaggcaacaaaccttgcaaatttccagaagctgcaatctgaagcgacctatctctgattctagcagacgatctctccaatgtttaacacaaaatcagcaaactctcctgtcacatagaacgtccattatatagtgcaatgttgaaatgaagttaccggtctgaaacatttagtcgtttcttctgagacaatccttgttctcttatcatctacagatttaccgcagtcttcaccacgcgaattcacaacagtcagactttcgaacatgtatacaatctacgtaggcaagtatgaatacgtcatgacgtcataggattcctagcatattgacgtaatgctaaacatccggttatcgcgagttttctccgtaatacatgtccgtgggtttttcaatgttcggttatttacgtggcttcatgcggaaagggaaccgtcgtctgcaatcaacgacatggaccattctggtccttgctgctgacaaaaacatgattttaacacagaatgtaatgtcagaatagctatataaacgctattgtgttttaatcgtagcaatggggtccgatatttagacgagacaagtataatgccgacgagtcggagactaagaataaagtaaaagaatagggactatttgaatgacgcgcatttgacactctgagtgattaggctgaaatgaaattgcctacaaaatgtcgtctgcatgactgcatgttcgacccgtgttggtcgttgtataaatagcttaaacaatgaccacgagttgattactggaaaataaaccactcgtgggtatttgcagccgcttggtaattaaatgttgtattttcgcattacgcgacttgtttttttgggtttttttgcggGGAGGATccttcttaatttttttttttcttttttatcccctgctttttgactcacatgcgaagcaaaagtgagtctatgtactcacccgagtcgtccgtccgtccgtccgtccgtccgtccggccggccggaaaactttaacgttggata from Littorina saxatilis isolate snail1 linkage group LG16, US_GU_Lsax_2.0, whole genome shotgun sequence encodes the following:
- the LOC138951360 gene encoding fucolectin-like produces the protein MRLFLILICWVLTQQKDNETDQPPRDTGEDLRGMSKQANVKTTRDGQNGSSSTAVKDTVRGQLGKTTWAPHSGRVLKMLSDAENNPRRFRRQQLIPKGLTNVALYKPAWASSYYDIYNNPNSANDGNLETSLANCFNTAESDNNDWHWWRVDLLAIYDIFYVSVTNRGDCCQDRLRNFTVRVAYSMKQKYTPIQSDTVEKTCVRVGTLGLGAT